A DNA window from Prevotella intermedia ATCC 25611 = DSM 20706 contains the following coding sequences:
- a CDS encoding 3'-5' exonuclease, which yields MKEMETYDLLDESQRKVVNAQHGHHLVLASPGCGKTHILAQRIRHARQQGLEYADMLCLTFTNRAAREMLNRIRTVMKDNDTSSLQVGNVHHFCSKFLFEEGKVSADTSIIDDEEAISIIAEYRQEGEEAVMNNYKKQQEYKQIILFSHLMFQMEHRHEWKYFLHPECLTDNDREAIRHICHSQGKPYNEQTVLEIYNNAMQYADEADSPYINRQMAESIRALVTKMHYAKLFAEYKKEHAMLDFEDLLLYTYNIYRAGATHRKYKWIQVDEVQDLNAMQLAIIDLLVADDDPMVMYLGDEQQAIFSFMGAKIEMLSLLKTRCKGNIHHLLQNHRSPKYLLDVFNDYAEHQLHIDRELLPLTDNDAKAQQGDLVVLTSNTVEDETDAVAATSARLLQQDATATTAVIVNANADADKVSRALERHGVNYLKVSGRDLFDTPAMKTLIAHIAVLNNEQNILAWSLLLKGLKVFDSKGLARRFVHKLRQLSLSPTDFLLYKDSNYTADFLQNYNDGDIVVFDTETTGLNVFADDIIEIAAIRLHKGEIVGEPLDLYIRTDKTILPKLGEKDNPMYAIYHEKMHSGQLLSPAEALQRFWQYVGDAALLGHNVAYDSNILDYNMRRYTPADSMKNHTNPCFDSLKLIRLLAPGLPSYKLETLLEHFQLAGINSHQAIDDVAATISLVRLCADKAAQQQPLQAAFMAHKQVVPCAQRFRAAYAPFFNTALSHCYELKAGSEKALVEEVKNTYNELIAQGLIGEIDRLPYFLRYLELDLLTDESIPNALIEQINRYMLEISTMKESDFCNSKSLDERVYVTTVHKAKGLEFDNVIVFDAASERYPNKRNTTEKQNQEDARKFYVAMSRAKRRLIVAYSLTARDWHNVSYTRELTPFMDSIAHHFEG from the coding sequence ATGAAAGAAATGGAAACATACGACTTGCTCGACGAAAGTCAGCGAAAGGTAGTAAACGCACAGCACGGACACCACCTTGTTTTGGCATCGCCAGGGTGCGGAAAGACTCATATTCTTGCCCAACGCATACGCCACGCACGGCAACAGGGATTGGAATACGCTGATATGCTGTGCCTTACGTTTACCAACCGTGCAGCACGCGAAATGCTGAACCGTATTCGCACGGTGATGAAAGACAACGACACAAGCAGTCTGCAAGTAGGAAACGTGCACCATTTCTGTTCCAAATTCTTGTTTGAAGAGGGGAAAGTATCTGCCGACACGTCCATTATCGACGACGAAGAAGCCATCAGCATCATTGCCGAATACAGGCAAGAGGGCGAAGAAGCCGTAATGAACAACTACAAAAAGCAGCAGGAATACAAGCAGATAATTCTTTTTTCGCACCTTATGTTCCAAATGGAGCATCGCCACGAGTGGAAGTATTTCCTTCACCCAGAGTGCCTTACCGACAACGACCGCGAAGCCATCAGACACATTTGCCACTCGCAGGGCAAGCCCTACAACGAGCAAACGGTGCTGGAAATATACAACAACGCAATGCAGTATGCCGACGAAGCCGACTCGCCGTACATCAACCGACAGATGGCGGAAAGCATTCGGGCACTCGTAACCAAAATGCACTACGCCAAACTCTTTGCCGAATACAAGAAGGAACACGCAATGCTGGACTTCGAGGACCTGCTGCTCTACACCTATAATATATACAGGGCAGGTGCCACACATCGCAAATACAAGTGGATTCAGGTAGACGAGGTGCAGGATTTAAACGCCATGCAGCTCGCCATCATCGACCTGTTGGTGGCTGACGACGACCCTATGGTGATGTATCTCGGCGACGAGCAGCAAGCCATTTTCTCGTTTATGGGTGCAAAAATAGAAATGCTGAGTCTGCTGAAAACACGCTGCAAAGGCAACATTCACCACCTGCTGCAGAACCACCGCTCGCCAAAATACCTCTTGGACGTGTTCAACGACTATGCCGAACACCAGCTGCACATCGACCGCGAGCTGCTGCCACTCACCGACAACGACGCTAAAGCCCAGCAAGGCGACCTCGTGGTGCTGACAAGCAATACGGTGGAAGACGAAACCGATGCCGTCGCAGCAACATCGGCACGCCTACTTCAGCAAGATGCAACGGCTACAACGGCAGTCATTGTAAACGCCAATGCCGACGCCGACAAGGTTAGCAGAGCCTTGGAACGCCACGGTGTGAACTATTTGAAAGTGTCGGGGCGCGACCTTTTCGACACGCCTGCCATGAAAACGCTTATCGCCCACATCGCTGTGCTGAACAACGAGCAGAACATACTTGCGTGGTCGCTCCTGCTGAAAGGACTGAAGGTGTTCGATTCTAAAGGTCTTGCCCGCCGTTTCGTGCACAAACTGCGCCAACTGTCGCTCTCGCCAACCGACTTCCTGCTGTATAAAGACAGCAACTACACCGCCGACTTCCTGCAAAACTACAACGACGGCGACATCGTAGTGTTCGATACGGAAACTACGGGGCTGAATGTATTCGCCGACGACATCATCGAAATAGCAGCCATACGACTCCACAAGGGCGAGATTGTGGGCGAACCGCTCGACCTCTACATACGCACCGACAAGACCATTCTGCCCAAACTCGGCGAGAAAGACAACCCAATGTATGCCATCTACCACGAGAAGATGCACAGCGGACAGCTGCTTTCGCCTGCCGAAGCCCTGCAACGGTTCTGGCAATACGTGGGCGATGCGGCTCTCTTAGGGCACAACGTTGCCTACGACAGCAACATCTTGGACTACAATATGCGCCGATATACGCCTGCCGACAGTATGAAAAACCACACCAACCCTTGCTTCGACTCGCTCAAACTCATACGCCTATTGGCTCCGGGGCTACCATCTTACAAGCTGGAAACGCTTTTAGAGCACTTCCAACTCGCAGGTATCAACTCGCACCAAGCCATCGACGACGTTGCTGCAACCATCTCGCTTGTACGCCTTTGCGCCGATAAAGCCGCACAGCAGCAGCCCCTGCAAGCCGCCTTTATGGCACACAAGCAGGTTGTTCCCTGCGCTCAACGCTTCCGTGCAGCCTACGCACCGTTTTTCAACACCGCACTTTCGCATTGCTACGAGCTGAAAGCGGGCAGCGAGAAAGCCCTCGTCGAAGAGGTGAAGAACACCTACAACGAGTTGATTGCGCAAGGACTAATCGGCGAAATAGACCGTCTGCCCTACTTCCTGCGTTACTTGGAACTCGACTTACTCACCGATGAAAGCATACCTAATGCACTTATTGAACAGATTAACCGCTATATGCTGGAAATCAGCACGATGAAAGAAAGCGACTTCTGCAACAGTAAGAGCCTTGACGAGCGTGTCTACGTTACCACCGTACACAAGGCAAAGGGACTCGAATTCGACAACGTCATCGTCTTCGATGCTGCCTCCGAACGCTATCCGAACAAGCGCAACACCACCGAAAAGCAGAACCAAGAAGACGCCCGCAAGTTCTACGTAGCTATGTCGCGTGCCAAACGACGCCTCATCGTAGCCTATTCCCTCACCGCCCGCGATTGGCACAACGTGTCCTACACCCGCGAGCTCACCCCTTTTATGGACAGCATAGCCCACCATTTCGAGGGATAG
- a CDS encoding DUF4270 domain-containing protein, which yields MKAKLLAFGFALMALALTSCDDTTGGIGGSLTDEADKLKVQADTFNVGAHSILANRILSRSAKGYLGQIKDLETQSEITANLMSQLYVLPNFEMPKKDIVQSKDASGNIVADSCELRLYYFTHFGDSLAPIKITTYELDHPVKEGKKYLTDFDPEAEGYLRTAANNGLEIASTYTLTEFTVPDSVKKDKNYVPSIKVRLNKPYTDKAGKVYNNYGTYMMNKYYENPNDFRNIYKFLNNICPGFYIKVTNGLGSMAAIEAVQLVVYYRYKDTKDKDKIKTGVTQFTSTEEVLQLTNFKSDQEQLKALINTPDVSYLKTPAGLFTEVELPINEIMKGHENDTLNTAKFELQRITNKKASKYNMDIPTNVLILPTDSAAIFFEKNKLNDNKTSFIATYNAQSNSYKFNNVAGIVNYFIRNRATAGSNPNWGKVLVIPVELKTTKDENKNTVINKVSYYMGLTSTMLLGGDKSKGNIKMSVVYSKFHGR from the coding sequence ATGAAAGCAAAACTCTTAGCTTTTGGCTTCGCCCTTATGGCGTTAGCCCTAACCTCTTGCGACGATACAACTGGTGGAATCGGTGGTTCGCTCACAGACGAGGCAGACAAACTTAAAGTACAAGCCGACACATTCAATGTCGGTGCGCACAGCATATTGGCTAACCGCATACTCTCGCGTTCGGCAAAAGGGTATCTCGGGCAGATAAAAGACCTCGAAACACAGTCGGAAATTACGGCAAATCTTATGTCGCAACTTTACGTTTTGCCCAACTTCGAGATGCCTAAGAAGGACATTGTGCAGAGCAAAGACGCAAGCGGAAACATCGTTGCCGACTCTTGCGAACTGCGCCTGTACTATTTTACGCACTTCGGCGACTCGCTGGCACCAATCAAAATCACCACCTACGAACTTGACCACCCCGTAAAGGAGGGCAAGAAATACCTCACCGACTTCGACCCAGAGGCGGAAGGATATCTTCGTACCGCAGCAAACAACGGATTGGAAATAGCCAGCACCTACACACTGACGGAATTTACAGTGCCCGACAGCGTAAAGAAGGACAAGAACTACGTGCCCAGTATCAAGGTAAGACTGAACAAACCGTACACCGACAAGGCAGGCAAGGTTTACAACAACTACGGTACGTATATGATGAACAAGTATTATGAAAATCCAAACGATTTCCGTAACATCTACAAGTTCCTCAACAACATCTGCCCAGGCTTCTACATCAAGGTTACAAATGGGCTTGGCTCTATGGCTGCCATCGAAGCCGTGCAACTCGTAGTGTACTATCGTTATAAGGACACGAAGGACAAAGACAAGATAAAAACAGGAGTTACCCAGTTCACCAGCACCGAGGAAGTGTTGCAGCTTACCAACTTCAAGTCCGACCAAGAGCAGCTGAAGGCATTGATAAACACCCCTGACGTATCGTACCTGAAGACTCCTGCGGGTCTCTTTACGGAAGTTGAGCTGCCCATCAATGAAATAATGAAAGGGCACGAAAACGATACATTGAACACAGCGAAGTTCGAACTCCAGAGAATAACGAACAAAAAGGCATCGAAATACAATATGGACATACCGACAAACGTCCTTATTCTGCCAACAGATTCGGCTGCCATATTCTTTGAAAAGAACAAACTAAACGACAACAAGACGTCGTTCATCGCTACCTACAATGCACAAAGCAACAGCTACAAGTTCAACAACGTGGCAGGAATCGTGAACTACTTCATACGCAACCGTGCCACTGCGGGCAGCAATCCTAATTGGGGGAAAGTGCTCGTGATACCCGTAGAATTGAAAACAACGAAAGATGAAAATAAGAATACCGTCATCAACAAAGTCTCATACTATATGGGACTCACCAGCACGATGCTGCTCGGAGGCGACAAGTCGAAAGGAAACATAAAGATGTCGGTCGTTTACAGCAAGTTCCATGGCAGATAA
- the panC gene encoding pantoate--beta-alanine ligase, protein MRIFEKVVDLQNELFEVRRQGKTVGLVPTMGALHDGHASLVRQSVQQNDVTVVSVFLNPTQFNDKGDLDRYPRTLDADCKLVEACGADYVFAPSVSEMYPTPDTRHFEFPPQSTVMEGAKRPGHFNGVCQVVSRLFYITRPNRAYFGEKDWQQIAVVKRLVGFINMNIEIVECPIVRDEDGLAKSSRNSLLSADERAIAPNIYKVLKSSTNEAGKMSVQQLHDKVVADINAIEGLEVEYFDIVDGNTLLPVQSWDDTPYVVGCITVYCGKTPIRLIDHIKYKG, encoded by the coding sequence ATGAGAATATTTGAAAAGGTTGTCGATTTACAGAACGAACTTTTCGAGGTTCGCAGGCAGGGAAAGACCGTCGGACTTGTGCCCACGATGGGCGCATTGCACGATGGGCACGCCTCGTTGGTAAGACAGAGCGTGCAGCAGAACGATGTAACCGTAGTATCGGTGTTCCTCAATCCCACACAGTTTAACGACAAGGGCGACTTAGACCGCTATCCACGCACGTTGGACGCCGACTGCAAACTTGTGGAAGCGTGCGGTGCTGACTATGTTTTTGCGCCGTCGGTGAGCGAGATGTACCCCACACCCGATACGCGCCACTTCGAGTTTCCGCCACAATCGACCGTTATGGAGGGTGCGAAACGCCCGGGACACTTCAACGGCGTATGCCAGGTTGTCAGCCGTTTGTTCTACATCACGCGCCCCAACCGTGCCTATTTCGGCGAGAAAGATTGGCAGCAGATAGCTGTGGTGAAGCGACTTGTAGGCTTCATCAATATGAATATCGAGATAGTGGAGTGCCCCATCGTGCGCGACGAAGACGGACTGGCAAAGAGTTCGCGAAACTCGCTGCTCTCTGCCGACGAACGAGCCATAGCTCCTAATATATATAAGGTGTTGAAATCGAGCACCAACGAAGCAGGAAAGATGAGCGTTCAGCAACTTCACGACAAGGTGGTGGCAGACATTAACGCCATCGAAGGCTTGGAAGTGGAGTATTTCGACATCGTAGACGGCAACACCCTGCTGCCTGTGCAGTCGTGGGACGACACGCCGTACGTGGTGGGCTGCATCACGGTTTATTGTGGCAAAACGCCTATCCGACTTATCGACCATATTAAATATAAGGGCTAA
- a CDS encoding ATP-dependent Clp protease ATP-binding subunit, which produces MINQFSPKVSEVLSYSREEAERLASRAVGPEHIMLAILREKEGAVSNMFGKLHLNLENIKSQLEERVRNENEGQLPLSNDMMLNEQANNILKLAVLEARSQRTQTVDVQHLLLAILHDNVNNGAKEVLQNNDLNYAKALEHLYQPTDPIQDGIGMASEDEDEDPIMNRHSGSGDGTRTAQANAPRTGTPVLDNFGTDLTKAAAEGKLDPVVGREKEIQRVSEILGRRKKNNPILIGEPGVGKSAIVEGLAQLIVKRMTSPILFNKRVVTLDLTGVVAGTKYRGQFEERIRALIKEIEQNPDVIIFIDEIHTLIGAGSTPGSMDAANILKPALARGTIQCIGATTLDEYRNSIEKDGALERRFQKVLVEPTTVDETLQILNNIKDRYEAHHHVSYTDEAITACVKLTDRYVTDRFFPDKAIDAMDEVGSRVHLQNAQVPSEIVELKKELDEADKNKKEAVKNQNFELAANFRDKQTVLEQKLQDAQQRWERGDDHNRVEVDEDKVADVVSMMTGVPVQRMQESEGVRLVNMADNLKREVIAQDKAIEKMVKAIQRNRVGLKDPNHPIGAFMFLGPTGVGKTYLAKKLAEIMFGSKDALIRIDMSEYTESFNTSRLIGAPPGYVGYEEGGQLTEQVRRHPYSIVLLDEIEKAHGNVFNMLLQVLDEGRLTDGNGRLIDFRNTIIIMTSNAGTRQLKEFGQGVGFTAANINGLSHNEQDKERARAIIQKSLSKQFAPEFLNRLDEIITFDQLDLAAIKLIIDIELRSLFKRVKELGYDITITDKAKEFVATKGYDVQFGARPLKRAIQNYIEDGICERILAGKVHEGETIAIGKNPNADELTFK; this is translated from the coding sequence ATGATAAATCAGTTTTCACCCAAAGTTTCAGAGGTTCTGTCCTACAGCCGCGAAGAAGCCGAACGATTGGCGAGCCGCGCAGTGGGGCCAGAACACATTATGCTCGCCATTCTACGAGAGAAAGAAGGGGCTGTAAGCAATATGTTTGGGAAATTACACCTCAATTTGGAGAACATAAAAAGTCAGTTGGAAGAACGTGTACGCAACGAAAACGAAGGTCAGTTGCCGCTCTCCAACGATATGATGTTGAACGAACAGGCAAACAACATATTGAAGTTGGCAGTGCTCGAAGCACGCAGCCAGCGCACCCAAACGGTTGACGTACAGCACCTATTGCTCGCCATTCTGCACGACAACGTGAACAATGGCGCAAAGGAAGTGCTGCAAAACAACGACCTTAACTACGCCAAGGCTCTCGAACATCTCTACCAACCCACCGACCCGATACAGGACGGCATCGGCATGGCAAGCGAAGACGAGGACGAAGACCCTATTATGAACCGACACAGTGGCAGCGGCGACGGCACGAGAACGGCACAAGCCAATGCGCCAAGAACAGGTACGCCAGTGCTCGACAACTTCGGAACCGACCTCACGAAGGCGGCTGCGGAAGGCAAACTCGACCCTGTGGTGGGGCGCGAAAAGGAGATACAGCGCGTAAGCGAAATATTAGGCAGACGAAAGAAGAACAACCCTATTCTCATCGGCGAGCCCGGTGTGGGTAAAAGTGCTATTGTTGAAGGACTTGCGCAACTCATCGTGAAGCGTATGACGTCGCCTATCCTTTTCAACAAACGTGTCGTAACCCTCGATTTGACAGGCGTTGTGGCAGGTACGAAGTATCGCGGACAGTTCGAGGAGCGCATTCGTGCACTCATCAAGGAAATCGAACAGAACCCCGACGTCATCATCTTCATCGACGAAATACATACCCTCATCGGTGCAGGCTCTACCCCAGGCTCGATGGACGCTGCCAACATACTGAAGCCAGCCCTCGCCCGTGGCACCATACAGTGCATCGGCGCAACGACATTAGATGAATATCGCAACTCCATAGAGAAGGACGGCGCATTGGAACGCCGCTTCCAGAAGGTGCTCGTAGAACCAACAACGGTAGACGAAACCTTGCAGATTCTGAACAACATCAAGGACCGCTACGAGGCTCACCACCACGTTTCGTACACCGACGAAGCCATTACGGCGTGTGTCAAACTGACAGACCGCTACGTTACCGACCGCTTCTTCCCCGACAAGGCAATCGATGCAATGGACGAGGTAGGCTCTCGTGTACACCTGCAAAATGCACAGGTGCCAAGCGAAATCGTGGAACTCAAGAAGGAATTGGACGAAGCTGACAAGAACAAGAAGGAGGCGGTGAAGAACCAAAACTTCGAGTTGGCTGCCAACTTCCGCGACAAGCAGACCGTATTAGAGCAAAAACTGCAGGACGCACAGCAGAGATGGGAGCGCGGCGACGACCACAACCGTGTGGAAGTGGACGAAGACAAGGTGGCTGACGTGGTGTCGATGATGACAGGCGTACCCGTACAGCGTATGCAGGAAAGCGAAGGCGTGCGACTTGTCAATATGGCAGACAATCTGAAACGAGAGGTTATCGCACAGGATAAAGCCATCGAAAAGATGGTGAAAGCCATTCAGCGCAACCGCGTAGGACTGAAAGACCCCAACCACCCCATAGGTGCGTTCATGTTCCTCGGTCCCACAGGCGTGGGCAAAACCTACTTGGCAAAGAAGTTAGCCGAAATTATGTTCGGCTCTAAAGATGCCCTTATCCGCATCGATATGAGCGAATATACCGAGAGTTTCAACACTTCCCGACTCATTGGTGCGCCTCCGGGATACGTGGGATACGAAGAAGGCGGACAGCTTACCGAGCAAGTGCGACGCCACCCCTACTCTATCGTCTTGCTCGACGAGATAGAGAAGGCACACGGCAACGTGTTCAACATGCTATTGCAAGTGCTCGACGAGGGCAGACTCACCGACGGCAACGGACGCCTGATTGACTTCCGCAACACCATTATTATAATGACGTCGAATGCGGGTACACGCCAGCTGAAGGAATTCGGACAAGGCGTGGGCTTCACGGCAGCGAATATCAACGGACTTTCGCACAACGAACAAGACAAGGAGCGTGCTCGTGCCATCATACAGAAAAGCCTGAGCAAGCAGTTTGCACCCGAATTTCTGAACCGTTTGGACGAAATCATCACCTTCGACCAGCTCGACCTCGCTGCCATCAAGTTGATTATCGACATCGAACTGCGCAGTCTTTTCAAGCGTGTAAAGGAACTCGGCTACGACATCACCATCACCGACAAGGCAAAAGAGTTTGTTGCCACGAAGGGATACGACGTCCAGTTCGGCGCACGCCCACTGAAACGTGCCATACAAAACTATATTGAAGACGGCATTTGCGAAAGAATACTTGCAGGAAAAGTCCACGAGGGCGAAACCATCGCTATCGGCAAGAACCCTAACGCAGACGAACTTACGTTTAAGTAA
- the panD gene encoding aspartate 1-decarboxylase, which translates to MQIEVLKSKLHCVKVTEANLNYIGSITIDEDLMDAANMIAGEKVQIVDNNNGERFETYIIKGERGTGCICLNGAAARKVQVGDTVIIISYALMDFEEAKAFKPTVVFPKEGNRL; encoded by the coding sequence ATGCAGATAGAAGTATTGAAGAGCAAATTGCACTGCGTTAAGGTTACCGAAGCCAACCTTAACTATATAGGAAGCATCACCATCGACGAGGATTTGATGGACGCTGCCAATATGATTGCTGGCGAAAAGGTTCAGATTGTGGACAACAACAACGGCGAACGGTTCGAGACTTATATTATAAAAGGTGAACGAGGCACTGGCTGTATCTGTCTGAACGGTGCTGCGGCACGCAAGGTTCAGGTAGGCGACACGGTCATCATCATCAGCTATGCCCTGATGGACTTCGAGGAAGCAAAGGCATTCAAGCCCACAGTGGTATTCCCCAAAGAGGGCAACCGACTCTAA
- a CDS encoding prolyl oligopeptidase family serine peptidase, translating into MRKFIALSALALTATTMTAQNIVYPQAPKDGTVDTYFGVKVPDPYRPLEADRSQETMAWVEAENKVTNAYLAKIPFRAKLLKRLKEVADFEKVGTPFNKNGKWYVYKNNGLQNQSVLYQMDELGGQLNEFLDPNKLSDDGTVALQNTSFSKDGRYMAYVISRSGSDWQEIYVKDVATGELLSDHIEWAKFGGAQWCGNGFFYSAYDAPEKGKEFSSKNEVHKVYYHKIGTKQSDDVLFYQNPAHPLRFYSVSLNEDETMMFLNESGAGSGMNLYVRDLRVPNSQFIQMTSNMDLQYSPIETIGDNIYLLTNDGAPRGRVMVANIHKPGFKDWKELIAESKSVLEDVQFADDKLILTYSQDASTHLYVYSIDGKELNEITLPTVGRAYVNSKRGQKECFYSFSSFTVPGTIYQYDIAENKSTVYTAPKIKFDLDKYTTQQVFVTSKDGTRVPMFLTYKKDLKRNGKNPVLIYGYGGFNVSLPPSFSSMRIPFLENGGIYAQVNLRGGSEYGEEWHVAGTKMQKQNVFDDFISSAEWLITNNFTSKDHIAIMGGSNGGLLVGACMTQRPDLFKVCIPQVGVMDMLRYHKFTIGWNWAPDYGTSEDSREMFEYLYSYSPLHNLKKGVSYPATLVTTADHDDRVVPAHSFKFAATLQDCQAGTAPVLIRIDSKAGHGSGKPLAKQLEEQADIYGFIMKHLGMKFK; encoded by the coding sequence ATGAGAAAGTTTATCGCATTGTCGGCACTTGCGCTGACAGCAACAACAATGACAGCACAGAACATTGTCTATCCGCAGGCACCGAAAGACGGCACTGTGGACACATACTTCGGTGTGAAAGTGCCCGACCCTTACCGCCCTTTGGAAGCCGACCGAAGCCAAGAAACCATGGCGTGGGTAGAGGCTGAAAACAAAGTAACCAACGCTTATTTGGCGAAAATACCCTTCCGTGCCAAGCTCTTGAAACGCTTGAAGGAGGTGGCAGACTTTGAAAAGGTGGGCACACCGTTCAACAAGAATGGCAAATGGTATGTGTATAAGAACAACGGACTGCAAAACCAGAGTGTTCTTTACCAAATGGACGAGTTGGGAGGACAGCTCAACGAGTTTCTCGACCCTAACAAGCTGAGCGACGACGGCACCGTGGCACTGCAGAACACGAGCTTCTCTAAAGACGGCAGATATATGGCTTACGTCATCTCGCGCAGTGGCAGCGACTGGCAGGAAATATACGTGAAGGACGTTGCAACGGGCGAACTGCTGTCCGACCATATAGAATGGGCGAAGTTTGGCGGCGCGCAATGGTGCGGCAACGGCTTCTTTTACAGTGCCTACGATGCTCCCGAAAAGGGCAAGGAGTTCAGTTCAAAGAACGAAGTGCACAAGGTTTACTACCACAAGATAGGCACGAAACAGAGCGACGACGTATTGTTCTATCAGAATCCAGCCCACCCACTGCGCTTCTACTCGGTGTCGCTGAACGAGGACGAAACCATGATGTTCCTCAATGAGAGCGGTGCAGGCTCGGGTATGAACCTATACGTGCGCGACCTTCGTGTGCCAAACTCGCAGTTCATACAGATGACTTCCAATATGGATTTGCAGTACAGCCCCATCGAAACCATCGGCGACAACATCTATTTGCTCACCAACGACGGTGCGCCACGTGGCCGTGTAATGGTTGCCAACATACACAAGCCAGGCTTTAAAGACTGGAAAGAGCTCATCGCCGAAAGCAAGAGCGTGCTCGAAGACGTGCAGTTTGCCGACGACAAACTCATACTTACTTACAGCCAAGACGCTTCCACACACCTCTATGTCTACTCGATTGACGGCAAGGAACTCAACGAAATAACGCTTCCTACCGTAGGACGTGCTTACGTAAACAGCAAGCGTGGACAGAAAGAATGTTTCTACAGCTTCTCTTCGTTCACCGTTCCAGGCACCATTTACCAGTACGACATTGCCGAAAACAAGAGCACCGTCTACACTGCACCGAAGATTAAGTTCGACCTCGACAAATATACCACGCAGCAAGTGTTCGTTACCAGCAAGGACGGAACACGTGTTCCGATGTTCCTTACCTACAAGAAGGACTTGAAGCGAAACGGCAAGAACCCCGTGCTCATCTATGGTTACGGTGGTTTCAACGTGTCGTTGCCTCCAAGTTTCTCGTCAATGCGCATACCATTCCTCGAAAATGGTGGTATCTACGCACAGGTAAACCTGCGTGGCGGTAGCGAATATGGCGAAGAATGGCACGTTGCAGGCACAAAAATGCAAAAGCAAAACGTGTTCGACGACTTTATTTCGTCTGCCGAATGGCTCATTACGAACAACTTTACAAGCAAAGACCACATCGCCATTATGGGCGGCAGCAACGGCGGACTCCTCGTTGGTGCTTGTATGACGCAACGCCCCGACCTCTTCAAAGTCTGCATTCCGCAAGTCGGCGTAATGGATATGCTGCGCTATCATAAGTTTACCATCGGCTGGAACTGGGCTCCCGACTACGGCACAAGCGAAGACAGCAGGGAAATGTTCGAATATCTGTACTCTTATTCGCCCCTGCACAACCTGAAGAAAGGTGTAAGCTACCCTGCAACACTCGTAACAACAGCCGACCACGACGACCGTGTGGTGCCCGCACACTCGTTCAAATTCGCAGCAACCTTGCAAGATTGTCAGGCTGGCACAGCTCCTGTCCTCATTCGTATCGACAGCAAGGCAGGACACGGCAGCGGCAAACCATTGGCAAAACAGTTGGAAGAACAAGCCGACATCTACGGTTTCATTATGAAACACTTAGGTATGAAGTTTAAATAA
- a CDS encoding glycogen/starch synthase: protein MGKKVLFINQEIAPYVPNSEMSIFGADMPQHMQDAGFEIRTFMPKWAAINERRGQLHEVIRLSGMNLIIDEMDHPLIIKVASIPQTHIQVYFIDNEDYFQKRSAMTKDELGNDYPDNGERAIFFARGVLETVKKLRWAPDVIHCQGWMSAVVPFYVKTAYRDEPQFANSKVVTSLFSEQPHDSLGKKFKQCLEFRDAELSKIEKYGDNFDFMELGKLAIDYSDGIIQTSNDVNKELMKYANDNKENIMLQPEETDEIKTKYTEFYNKLIE from the coding sequence ATGGGAAAGAAAGTATTGTTCATAAACCAAGAAATCGCACCGTATGTTCCGAATTCGGAGATGTCAATCTTTGGCGCAGATATGCCACAACATATGCAAGACGCTGGTTTTGAAATTCGCACATTTATGCCGAAATGGGCTGCCATCAACGAACGACGCGGCCAGCTGCACGAGGTAATACGCCTTTCGGGTATGAATCTCATCATAGATGAAATGGATCACCCGCTGATTATCAAGGTGGCAAGCATACCGCAGACACATATTCAAGTCTATTTCATCGACAACGAGGACTACTTCCAGAAGCGGTCGGCAATGACAAAGGACGAATTGGGCAACGATTACCCAGACAACGGCGAACGTGCCATTTTCTTTGCGCGCGGCGTATTGGAAACCGTAAAGAAGCTAAGATGGGCACCAGACGTTATTCACTGCCAAGGTTGGATGTCTGCCGTAGTGCCTTTCTACGTTAAAACAGCTTATCGCGACGAACCGCAGTTTGCCAATTCCAAAGTTGTTACGTCGCTGTTCTCTGAGCAACCACACGACAGCTTGGGCAAAAAGTTCAAGCAATGCCTCGAATTCAGAGACGCTGAATTGAGTAAAATAGAGAAATACGGCGACAATTTCGACTTCATGGAGTTGGGAAAGCTTGCCATAGACTATTCCGACGGCATCATACAGACAAGCAACGATGTGAACAAAGAGTTGATGAAGTATGCCAACGACAACAAGGAGAACATTATGTTGCAGCCTGAAGAAACAGACGAAATAAAGACAAAGTACACTGAGTTCTACAATAAATTAATAGAATGA